The Cydia fagiglandana chromosome 14, ilCydFagi1.1, whole genome shotgun sequence genome contains the following window.
tacaaattatCTTTTCTTTTTTGGTTCCTAAAGTTTCGCTTCAGCATTATATAGGATATGCGAATATACTGATATGTGTACAAAGATAAATCATATTATAGTACTTTCATaacgaaataatatatttcTACAAGATAGGTGCAATGTAATGtcaaatacttatatttattttgtttgcaatgatgtatttatatttattcaaagcTTTTTGTCGTGGTGTAGGCAATTTATTGACGATTATTAGGTAGCTGTTTAATCACTGggatataatttaaaaaagcaaatatatttccaaattatttattgtaaattatatatatttttacattttttacctACTTAGAGATTTTTTCAGTCAAATAAATACACGGTatcttttaaattaaatattaataaaattgtacAACAACTAAGCTATTTACATTATATCACAAATAATAGTTGAAAAGGTCTAGTCTAGATAGTATCACTTCTACTTACAGTCTGATCCAAATGGAATATTCGAGAAGCACTCGCACTAGTCCGTATACACTCCTATTGGATACACTCTTAACAGTCCTCTAAATCTACTAAAAATGACTCGATGTGTAGCGGTATACCACTAATACACACACTTAACGAATGTGATCGTCCGAACTGCCCTCTGCGCCTCAGAGCTTGTCAAAAGCTCGAGAGTTGGTGAGCATCTCTCTTGTCAGGCGCCACACTTGCTTCGCAGCATTTTCGAGCGCCGTCGGCGACTTGCCTTTGAAAAGGTCGACGTGAGGCAGAAAGTAGTGCGGGCACCGCCGGCACTGCAGCGAGGAAATCAGCTGCAAAAATATCCCGTTGATACGGTCGCCGATCGCGGCCTCGTCCCATTCGTGCTCGCGAGGATGCTTCTCGCATTCGTACAGCAGCAGAGTCTTCATGTGATAACAAGTCACTGGGTTGCCTGGGAGATCTAAATGCCGATCGCGAATAGTCTTCAATGTGCTTAGACACTTCCGTCGGCAACCGCCTTGGAGTAGACGGTTTTCCGCTTCCAAAAAACTTAGGACCCACGCGTCGCCTTCCATGGCCGAGTTCTTTCCTTGCAGCGCGAGACACTCCTTTGACAGTAGATCGAAACCTTCCGTTTTGACTTCGGCGACGATGTTTGGATGCGGCCAAGGGATGGCCGGGAGAGGCCAGTGTGCAGCCGAGCGCGGCCACAAGCCGGCGCATTTGAAGGCTGGAGTTATTTGAACCACATAGCGTTCCCGAATTCGAAGCTTGACTTCAGTCGTCTCTGCGATCATTTTGACGCAATCCCGGTAGGAGCATTTGTCACACGCCTGCGCTACTAAAGTTTGGAAGCGTGAGCGGATTTTCCTCGCCGAAAGATACCCAGAGGCGGTGATGAATTCAACCCAAAGCGACATGGAGCGCTTGCGGCCGTCGCTCAGCTTGAGCACGGCGCATCCTGGCAGAGAACCGTCATCCACGAAGTTTAACACTCCCATCTGATTCAAATATATTACTATCTCGAACTCATGCGGCGAAACCACTTCCAGACCATCAAAGCGTCCATTGTAGTCGGTAAGCGAGGAGATGAAGCGCGGCTCCTGCAGCTCCACCTCCTTGAGGACATCCTGGACAATCCTGCAGACCTCATGAATAGTTTTGGCGATCTGAGCCTTCCTGCTCGCGACGCGCTCGTTGTAGTACTTGTTCATCTGGTAGACGAGCTTGGATTGCGCGGCCATCATCTCCGGCGGCACGAGCATGGTGTCTACGCGCGCATGACGAGCGCGCTATACGCACGCGCGCGGCACGCAGTCTTTTGTCGACTGAACCGATGAGCCGGCCGGCGGGCAGGGTACGCCTTCTCTAAACCCGTTCGGGGGACGATGGGGCGGGCTTTTTCTCGCTCTAACTCAGGAGGCGTGCACGTTTGATAGAGAGAGATATTCGTATGTTTGTAAGAGTGGTTGGGAACGTGCGGTATTGATCGTCCCGCCTCACGCCGGTAGGTATCGGGCGCGGCTCGTTATAATAACGCGGTAGCCCGTAACAAGCTGATGGCGACATTTTTATCTATCAAGTTAATAGGCATCTTGTTCCTGATTAGATACTGTACACTGGGCACTTgtaatttatttgatattttattaattGATGTGATCCTAATGAATCTCGGAGAATCGTACGTCTAAATAGCTATAAACTGCTTAGAATATCTAATCTCAACACATGTCTGACATGCGTATTTTATTAACGCACAGATAAATTTCTAGAGCACATAAGTcttgtgattatttaaatttaattttgattagTATCTAATTATTCACAAGCCTTGTATTTTACAAACCCAGTTGTCACAATAAATCAAGCTTGAGATAGGTATCTCGTTGTACAACACTGTACCTATTAAATAATGATGGAAACGTAACACCAAGGCTCAAGATTTATAGAGACTTATTCAAACACAGTTTATTTTCCTTTTTACAAGTATAAAAAACTATTTGATAAGCAATTATTAAAGATGACctaatttattatacttatgcatattatgtacctacataacctAAAATagcatgtaggtacctaggtgtGTACCTAATTAGGTTTTAATTTACTTTAACTTCACTAGACAATGTAAAAGTAGTAAGCCCtaactagggtttgcacgacggatccgaaatgtatgggaagatccgcggatccggatccggatccggataatttcatacatttcggatccggattgcaaaccctagccCTAACCTAACGAGATatcgttttatttattattgtaaccctttgagtaggtacctatacctattgtCCTTTCTTACAGCTGATACCTATATTATGTAGGGAAAATAGATATACAgtctgtggcctgtaatacaagaaaaaaaataactttaggctgtaggtactcctcatactgaccaacatttgttcagcaacttttaaaaataacttgttgtttgatttttaagacactttaaattttattctaagacacaatgtattccgaattttgttatgtttaaggcgtgacaagcaacgccaatcacaatgatatggcgtggcgatggcgtccattggagacaatatttattttatatgaaaaatagggagtctaaatacttcctaatttgtaaaagttgttgaacaaaagtgtcatcgtttgaggagtacaatctatgttttaattatttgctcgtgttacaggccacacccggtattaataCATGCTTACCTATCTGTAGAGCTTTATCTTCTGTCTTTTAGTTTGATATTTACCATCAAGCCAATCAGTAGGTATCAGTAACACGCAGATTGTACTTACATAACGTTCTTAGGAGTTTATTTTCTAATCTACATACCTACGGTATTCAATTTATTTCACAAGATGTAGGTAtccttgaaatctcaaaattctTTTGAATTCTGAGATCATGTATCTGAATGAATCAAATATCTTTTAGAAATCTATCTACTTACGCTTACCTATAGAAAAGTCAGTAGGAAGAAGTAGATCGATGCCGACGTTGGCTCGAGGTGTCTCATTACCTtatggctcctccacacgatgggccagcaccggccactccaagggacgcatttatgcgttagagggagcaagtcaTATTGCTATTTcactctaccgcatggctgcgtcccttggagtggccggcgctagcccatcgtgtagaggagcccttaGACTCCTTAGAGAACTGACTTTTCATAACTACTTATAGGACTCGCCTGTGTAAAGATAAGTGGGTCGAACACATTGAAAAAGAGTATAATccaatagagtcagaccaagaatagtctgcagcggatttgatattggcccacgcagtgaaaatgttattttaaacgtcaaatttctatgaaattatgacgtataaatgactgcgtgggctatcaaatccgctgcagacttttttttggtccgactctaaaagGACTATGACTATGTTGTATTAAATCCCGTTTTTCTTATTGGAATCTCTTGAGACTCAAGGATAGCTACCTAATACTTTTTTTCAGTATTTTTCATCTCTGGGAttcatttgtgacgtcccacggtaaaggtaccttatggcggttggcgcttacgctattattagcgccgctccaatattattgcggcgctatgcgacgtaagcaccagccgccataaggtaccttttgtcgtggaacgtcacatatgtcaaACAGTAATCTGTTAAATTGCGAACATATAACACTATTAATTCCTGGCCAAGTATAAAGTCAATCATCGCATTGATCTCGCATTTTCAAGGAAAACATTAAAAGCAACATCCGCACGCATAGGTGAGTCCCATCAGGATGTTTAGTGTTCCTATTTCAATCTCGATTGATGGGCCGGCGTCGCGTGATGGATGGCCCGTGCCCGCTTGATTTACTCCGCTGTCTCCCGCGATTCATGGCCGCCTGGTCGTTTTCGGCGGGAAAACGGAGTATAAATAACTTAATTCTTCGTTTTTTTGGTATGCAAAGGATACGAAAGGGAATTGAGTAGGGACTAAATGGAAATAAATATAGAGAATCTTCTTTTTTTGCGGGACTTTAATAGGACGCCAAGAAAATAAACGGAACTAAATTATTGCATTAGACAAGTAGGACAAGAAAAAATGGAACGGAAATCAAAAACCAGTTGAATGTTCGTTATGTTTTATTTTGCGTTTCTGATGAAAGGATACTTTAAGCCTTAAAGTGGGTCCCTTAAAGtttaagggacccactgatttacagtccgccggacggtatcggcctgtcagttgttcggaactgtcaaaattttgttctaaccgacaggccgataccgtccggcggactgttagtcagtgggccccttaagatatGGATCGATTTGACTTAACACAAGTAAACCAAAAATAGACCGATTTTTTCCCTTAACCCCCCTTAGTTTCCCATATCTACTGTTAAATAATTGTACATCACTACATTTATTCCGTTATCCACATTCTTATTTGCATCTAGTAAACTCTGTGAGTAaactaataaattaaatttgaatacctaTACATGTATTACCCAGATACCTACAAGTTGTAAGTATTTGGGTACATATGCCATATAgttgagtaggtacttacatatactTGTATAGGTAGCTGTAGGCTACAACTACATACAGCCAATGAATTCAATTTCCGTACCATTTCGTacattgtcactgtgacaatcaacatgaaagtcgctagggacTATTGTCAATTTGTCACTATGTTATAGTGACAAATTGTTAAAGTGACTATAACAAttaaggtacgaaatggtactgaaattaaattccttgtaCATgggttaggtatttatttattcaacttTAGTTAAATCCGCTCTCAATAAGCTCTTGCACTTGTTCTTAGGTTGACATGAGTAGGTATAATAAGTTGTGAAGAATAAAGactacctaaataaaataaacaaacgtTGTAGCTAAACGTCAACGGCAATGGTCCCGTTTTGCATGAAGATAATTGAAGCTGACATGTTCACCATATCGTACGTTGGAAAGCCTTTGATCCCTAGTGTTTACTGGAATCTCTGCAAATAAACTATGAATATTTACGAGAAACGAGATACCTACAGTTAACTGGTAACACTCACGTTGAGTTCTTACTGCccaattcaaactttaagacacgtcaagtaatagatctagaaacgatatggattttatgtgtcagtgtcaaaagtgacgtttttgtttgaagaaacgtcacatttgacactgacatatctaatccatatcgtttctagatctatttattgacgtatcttatcgaatcgggccgttagttAAATCTGGGACTTATTAAGTATTGCCTCTTGCATATTGTATATGATATTTGTATTGGTAGATCACTTAGGTTTGTAGCCGTTAGCACATATCTGGCTATTTACTTTAATCATTTTTGTGAcaggtaagtacctagttagGTTACAAtccacgtgcctttaaaaaaacagttttatgAAATTTGAGATGCAGTGGAGTTAAAATTCTGTtggttgttttaatttatttcttaaacATTGACGGATAATGACGGCAAGACTTTttcgtttaatatttttgatctTCTTTAGTAATTGCTTGATAAAATAAACGCTTCCTTTCGTCGACATAACTAATAGAGAtatttgaaaaatacatttagcAAATAGAAGATTTGAAACATCAAAATTGCCCCAAGAATCCTTTACCCCTATAATAGATCCGTCACTTTCGATCGCGCGGTATTAAAAGGTaatggttttttttatcatgtagataaagccatccataatatgcCTGCAGTTCTATATCCCATTTATTTTAGGAAAAGCACCTAAGTGACATTCGAACACCTTATAAAATtccaactatacctacattacgTAGCTGTAACAACTAACCGCACATTAGTTCTCAACCCGTACACCAGTTTATCCCCAAAAGAGCAGCGGCGCTGGTCCCCAGCGCGCACGCGCGCCGCAAAATGGCGGCCGCGCGCCCCGCCCCTTCCGCCGGAAGTGCCCGCCCACTCTAACCCTTCAGATTTTATCGCACTGTAAACATTGCCCTTTTTCGAACCGGAAAGTACTGAGATTTATAAGCGAGAGGTAACagtttttttctatatttttttatagctaGCTGATCCAAATGCAAAATAGACTTACCTAGAAGTAGGTATAGTCTGGCAAACAAGTGATTAATAGTagaataataaaactacaatcATCTCTCTTTTTTTGGAGGGATATATTACGAACATAAAAAAACAGATTGATTGTCTCTGCCTATGCTCCAACGACAAACTACTCTTGTCAAACTATATGccatttaaaatgtatatttgacTTCTTCCTGAAAAATATTGTTATACTCGCATTAAGCTTACTCTGCACCGACTTTGACCTGACAAAGTGtgatggtgccataataaacgtcatattttcttaaatacaTAACGTTTATCTCCTCTCACTTTCGCAATGTTGACAATATTGTCTCGTTAATACTTGGATAACTTGGACTTCTTCCTAAAAAGTATTACTACATAAACTTTACGCAGTATCACACTATCGTAGTTGaactacaaattaaattagttaaACGTCCATCGCCCACATCTGTTAACAGCTTGTCACTAGACATTAGATGCGCTGGCATCGCCGAGCATTCCACAGCCTATTACGATAACGTACACGTTATTTACGATCGTACACCACGATGTTTAGAAACACGTCACTCCTCTTCAACTAAAAGATGGTCAAAACAGCGCGTCCAATTCAACAGGCAGTCGCGAGTATTATTTATGGCAAACAGGATTCCCTATCGTGTAATGTGAGCGTATGAGCGATGTGCGCCGACGGACATCTGTCACCCCCCACCGTCGGCGTGCGACTGGCCGCCCCACCTCCCCACCCGCGCTTTTGGAGGGGTTAAGCTCCGCCCATTCATGAGCTCCTAGTCGGAAAATTTACGACGTAAGTACTTATTAAATTACACGCGATTTTCGACCTTAAGGATGAAGAATGAAGGAGTCAAAGCTTCTAAGGATTGTTAGGGCTGCACAggtcatttatttttttatttatagttttttttaaatgatatttTCGGTCGCCGCTCGCGGTAATTGGGGCCCGGATTGCGCTCGCGATTGAGACGTTCAGAAGGCcgcaataattattataaagatTTCAGATAAGATAGCCCTCTTTGTTTCTGCGTGCGGAATGCGTATTTTTACagttttttgtttcattagcgAACGGATGCATAAAGAGGAGGATATCTTAATAAGCCCTTGGGAATTTATTGCGAATATCTTCGTTACGCGAATACCTGCAGTAAAACCGGCTTAATAAGCTCAAGTTCAATACGATTCCACACGTAAGTACCTAACAGGCTTTTTTACGCTGATCCCTGCAACTTGTttccatactttttttttcacggTTAATACGCTTTTCTGCTCAAAACATTATATAGCGTCGTCCTTTTAGAATCCTTCATAAATATCAATAACGCAgaagtaaaaccaaaaaagTACGTAGTAGCAACAAATTTAACGATGTGTTTACAATGAAAAGATTACGGCTAGTTAACGTTAACGAGCCGGTTAACTGCCGTGTAACGTTATCTGTCGATAAGCCATAAACCTGAGAACTCGCCTTATCTCTTTGGGATGATGTCCTCCTAGTACTTTTTATCGCATGGAACTTCGTTAACTTGATTAAACTTTcgtctttgttttttttttgtgtttctaCTTTAAAAGTACAAATGCGCGTACATACATAAAGCTATTTTCTCATGTTCGTATTACTTTGTAATTTAAGAACCGAAAACTTTACAATACCTTgaaccagagatatatataactccgtataagataaataaagtctaagaaaaaaacgtgcctcggatgtcaagcaaaagtcactgtcgaatagatggcgccatatacctttggtctattgtcgtttagatggcgttggcgacatcgtttgatatttaacaattttaacacgtatcagtgaaagaacatgggtcattgtggaacaataaaaattaataatcatatatccgtaaacatattttaattcatttatacattttcaattttattttaagttttaatcgtgtgtcgatagatggcagtaaatgtaccgtgactacaaaatttactttgacaggacccctctatactatctattctttttgcctgAACGAAAGTATCACGCATACACTGTTATTTACTACTTGTTTTTTTAGGTCCGATATGATTAAACCAAAAATTAGAATTTTAACATTAATGTCTTATCGGTCAGTTGTAACAAGCCCTTGATAACCGTATTAACCATTTGTCCCGgtgcgctcattctttcttccgtggtcCCTATCCATGATATTTGTGTTTATTAGAAATCGAATCAACTGTGACTCTTCTTAAGTCTACAGTTAACACCTAAACTTCTTTACCTAAAAATGTGTTCACTTGTTTAGGTATTCATCCTAGTTCTTATCCTTAATCTGTCTCCTAATAAACGCACGCACAGacgccacaaaacgagcacgaCGCGCGTCGCTTTCGATTATCTCGCGAGCGAGCGTGAAACGAGACGCACGTGCGCCGGAAATGGATATATCCGCGAGTTTTGACAGATGTCTACTTTTTTAAGTGTCGAAGAAGAAAGGACAATGCTGTAAGATCTTATAACCTATTTATTGCAATAACAGAAGTTTAATTTCATAAAAGGATCTAAATAAAGTTGAAACGACTTCGCGTTCGATTATCTCGCGAGCGAGCGTGAAACGAGACGCACGTGCTGCAGCGCCATCTGCAGAAAACTGATATAGCGCCAGTTGTGACATGTGTCAACTTCTTTAACTACCGGGAAAGGGAAAAGGATAAGGTAATTCTGAAACAtgtttattagatttttttgcaaaaagtgcCACTGGAACAGATTACAATGATATACGAAAATGTCATCTCATAGGACAAAGAACAACGACCAATAAAAATCATCTACTTAATAGAACAATGTCACTAATGGAAAATGTCTTATTGGAACTTTAAAATAAGTAGATAAAATCTTAAATGACGCTGGGTAGAATCAGCTCGGCTAGTTATTTGCTTATCAAAGATAACCGATGTCCTAAATGGCCAAAAACTATGTAGTACCTAATTAGGTTCTCCCCCTGGGCATAATGTTCAATAACAAGTCAGAATCTTGAACACATCGGCACACATACAGTGCACGAAACTGTAAATATTCCAATAAGAAAAACCAAACTTTGCTAAAACACAACAATCATCGTTTTCAGacaataattttttatttatacctaaaacGTAAACCAAAACGTcaatcaactctattttccaAATAATATTCAATGTGGTGGTGCATGGTGGTGATGGTGGGCAGAACGAGGCGATGTACTacttgtgtatatttattttatgatcttcaAAAACTAGCGTACATTGATTAATCTTGCGATTAACTAACGTCTTTCTGCCTAATCATAATTCAGTTCGATAGAGTACACCACAAAGCATACGATAACAATCTTTTAGTTACTTTTATTGCCCACTTGTTTCCCGCTCTGTGACATGTCACCCGCATGTTCTAAAAAATACAACTTATAATGATCTCGAATAATTTCTTTGATAAACTAattggtaataaataaaatagctgGAATTCTTTCGTCGCGGTAACGCTGGTATGTAGAGAATGGGGGGATATAGTTTTTGGGACGTAGGATATATTGATGAAAGGCGAATAAGAAAATAATTTGGTCAAGTGCGAGTATAATTAACTCTTACATCGAAGGCTTCTTTTTAGAAAAGGGGGCTATTACCCTTGTGGGACTCTACCAACCCTCCTGGCCGAACAATTAGTTTATAATTGTACGCCTGAAATGGGCAAGCTGATGGACTTCTGTAATATTTACAAGATCTATGTACCAACACAGCTTTGACAATAAAGAAATTCAGTCTATTTCGCACAGTGTGATTGTATATTTTTCGAACGGCATCTGCATACGCTCTTTTCTACGCTCTCGGAGATCATGCCCTTCGGCACAGAAACCAAAACTCGAACTCTTTTGCACAGTAAGACTGTAACTTTTCGGACCACATCCGCTCACTCTCTCCTGTTCTCAGCGATCATGCCCTTTCGGTACAGAAACCAAAACTCGAACTCTTTTGCACAGTAAGACTGTAACTTTTCGAACCACATCTGCTCACTCTCTCCCGTTCTCAGCGATCATGCCCTTTCGGTACAGAAACCAAAACTCGAACTCTTTTGCACAGTAAGACTGTAACTTTTCGAACCACATCTGCTCACTCTCTCCCGTTCTCAGCGATCATGCCTTTTCGGCACAGAACCCTAAAAGTCGGCGAATGAAACGCTCGTCCTGGAATAGCGATGACAGGGGATTTATTAGCCCTGCGGCATGATAAACGGCGGTCGCTACCGCGTACCACGTGCGGTATGCTAACTCGACGGGAccattatgtatgtatagctTCGAGTATTAGTAGATACGATTCCTATAGATAACGTCAGGGATTCTTCTGCGAGGCCTGAAAAGATTAAACTTGTACTCTCAGGCGAGTCttatgcctggggaccgaagCCCCCAGTTTTCTAGAAGTTGTATTTGTTATTTGTTAACTGACATTCAGAACTCCGAgctccgtaagcgcgatgtagcAAATACtacgccatctgttagaatcTTGTGGCACGACGTTGACAGTGACGTTTCGATTCTCACTCCAAGCTAAAGTGATCCAACAATTCGCAAAGCAAGCCAAAGTGATCCAACAGTTTGCAAAGCAAGCCAACGTGATCCAACAGTTTGCAAAGCAAGCCAAAGTGATCCAACACTTTGCAAAGCAAGCCAAAGTGATCCAACAGTTTGAAAAGCAAGCCAAAGTGATCCAATCGTTTGCAAACTAAGTCAAATATAAGCTACGGCTTGCCTGAACTTCAAACTTAAACATTTTATTCAGCAAAttggccacaagggcacttttacacgtcaacattgaatttacatcaGCCTGAATTCAGGCAAGCCGTATTAATGATATGTTTGACCTATTTATTAAGCACAAAACTTGAACTTCGAGATTCTTCAATAGTGTTTACTTTTTACTATAGATTTTTTTATCGAAGATGACATCCCTTGAAGATCACACAGAACGCACGAATTTCATCTTAATGAAAACATCGTTATAAACTAGcgcgagaaaaaaaaaacgagtaAACTGTGCGTAGCGGGCGCCGCCGTGATGTATGGACTTTTAATTAGATCTT
Protein-coding sequences here:
- the LOC134670586 gene encoding protein mab-21; protein product: MLVPPEMMAAQSKLVYQMNKYYNERVASRKAQIAKTIHEVCRIVQDVLKEVELQEPRFISSLTDYNGRFDGLEVVSPHEFEIVIYLNQMGVLNFVDDGSLPGCAVLKLSDGRKRSMSLWVEFITASGYLSARKIRSRFQTLVAQACDKCSYRDCVKMIAETTEVKLRIRERYVVQITPAFKCAGLWPRSAAHWPLPAIPWPHPNIVAEVKTEGFDLLSKECLALQGKNSAMEGDAWVLSFLEAENRLLQGGCRRKCLSTLKTIRDRHLDLPGNPVTCYHMKTLLLYECEKHPREHEWDEAAIGDRINGIFLQLISSLQCRRCPHYFLPHVDLFKGKSPTALENAAKQVWRLTREMLTNSRAFDKL